One genomic window of Biomphalaria glabrata chromosome 9, xgBioGlab47.1, whole genome shotgun sequence includes the following:
- the LOC106054522 gene encoding uncharacterized protein LOC106054522 isoform X2, whose protein sequence is MGVAALPLLLVLALSSIHLSRAKIWQIDIPDNLEECYKRVKDVDVETYVGSLHSWQCEHALINSSLTSTATADADAYIKSLRDIAIKSTGRNTRQITSRCVRKEYRMLTTEERTRYHNAVVALKRDTSVRPNKFDAIANIHTGQTNLIAHGGAGFLGWHRIFLLIYETALRQVDPRICLPYWDSSLEGQLARPLESSLWTPDFFGTPRGPVVDGPFAGWRLPTGVQLIRNAGVDGDLLTPQIISNILTRRRYEEVVQTSASPQYDIELQHGTAHMYVGGVMTRLDTAAFDPIFFMHHAFIDYIFEMFRNRLRSIGVNPAQYPRSNSNFRHEPTATTGFGSYTQEYGYSDALASRTTYEPVPTCSARSPTCGVGSLVCEVSTGRCLPALRSPRSKRQSSDKVPDTCNVERNYAIPNQNDYCCEDQCDIKEWVMIPVKIVNMRPPRFRKYKSFPVKDGVVMEMNDIYSPKLYEDTKRYISDKQSNLKTYSRCEEDNSVGQIFLYSHGMNYAGYYKESTIVDQKLTVSVSMGYIGVKKPADGAISKAIVRAHDSCGRVCHVACRDKEAREYSICSGAIAVNNQRPLMYGNKFDEALLNIFEYSPDSPLPKFKVDNLFLTFYCDYRSDYPFANLPSKKK, encoded by the exons ATGGGAGTTGCAGCCCTTCCATTGCTCTTGGTGTTAGCCCTGTCCAGCATACATCTGAGTAGAGCTAAAATCTGGCAGATTGATATCCCAGACAATCTGGAGGAATGTTACAAGCGTGTGAAGGACGTGGACGTGGAGACCTATGTTGGCAGCCTCCACAGCTGGCAGTGTGAGCACGCTTTGATCAACTCCAGCCTAACATCAACTGCTACAGCTGATGCAGACGC gTACATCAAGTCACTTCGTGACATTGCTATCAAAAGTACAGGCAGAAATACTCGCCAGATAACATCCAGGTGTGTCAGGAAAGAGTACCGCATGTTGACTACAGAGGAGAGGACACGCTATCACAATGCAGTTGTGGCCCTGAAGagagacaca TCAGTGCGACCCAATAAGTTTGATGCTATAGCCAACATTCACACTGGACAGACGAACTTGATTGCTCACGGTGGAGCGGGATTCCTTGGCTGGCACAGAATTTTTCTACTCAT CTATGAGACAGCACTCCGACAAGTGGATCCTCGAATTTGTCTTCCATACTGGGACTCTAGTCTTGAAGGTCAGCTAGCAAGACCACTAGAATCAAGCCTTTGGACGCCGGATTTCTTTGGAACACCTCGAGGTCCGGTTGTGGATGGCCCTTTTGCGGGCTGGAGACTACCTACTGGGGTCCAGCTAATAAGAAATGCAGGTGTTGATGGAGATCTACTGACCCCTCAAATAATCAGCAATATTCTTACAAGACGAAG ATATGAAGAGGTAGTACAGACAAGTGCCTCCCCCCAGTACGATATTGAACTTCAGCACGGCACGGCGCACATGTATGTGGGTGGAGTCATGACCAGACTGGACACTGCAGCCTTTGATCCTATTTTCTTCATGCATCACGCCTTCATTGACTACATCTTTGAGATGTTCAGAAACAGACTGAGAAGCATTGGTGTAAATCCAGCACAGTACCCAAGATCG AACAGCAACTTTCGACACGAACCAACTGCAACGACTGGCTTTGGCAGCTACACCCAAGAATACGGCTACTCTGACGCACTGGCCAGTAGAACGACGTACGAACCGGTTCCAACGTGTTCTGCACGCTCTCCAACTTGCGGAGTAGG TTCCTTGGTGTGCGAAGTGTCTACCGGCCGATGTCTGCCAGCCCTAAGGTCGCCCAGGTCTAAACGCCAAAGCTCTGACAAAGTTCCTGATACCTGCAACGTGGAGAGAAACTACGCTATACCCAATCAGAACGACTATTGCTGTGAAGACCAGTGTGATATTAAGGAGTGGGTGATGATCCCTGTGAAGATAGTCAACATGAGACCCCCAAGATTTAGGAAGTACAAAAGTTTCCCCGTCAAAGATGGTGTGGTAATGGAGATGAATGACATCTACTCGCCCAAACTGTATGAGGACACTAAAAG GTACATATCAGACAAACAGTCCAACCTTAAAACGTACTCCAGATGTGAAGAGGACAATTCCGTTGGTCAAATCTTCTTGTATTCTCACGGAATGAACTACGCAGGCTACTATAAAGAATCCACCATTGTTGACCAAAAGTTGACCGTGTCAGTATCCATGGGATACATTGGTGTCAAGAAACCGGCCGATG GTGCTATAAGTAAAGCCATAGTCAGGGCCCATGACTCTTGTGGACGTGTGTGTCACGTGGCCTGCAGGGACAAAGAGGCAAGAGAGTACAGTATTTGTTCCGGGGCCATAGCGGTCAATAATCAGAGGCCTCTGATGTACGGGAATAAGTTTGATGAAG
- the LOC106054522 gene encoding uncharacterized protein LOC106054522 isoform X1 — translation MGVAALPLLLVLALSSIHLSRAKIWQIDIPDNLEECYKRVKDVDVETYVGSLHSWQCEHALINSSLTSTATADADAYIKSLRDIAIKSTGRNTRQITSRCVRKEYRMLTTEERTRYHNAVVALKRDTSVRPNKFDAIANIHTGQTNLIAHGGAGFLGWHRIFLLIYETALRQVDPRICLPYWDSSLEGQLARPLESSLWTPDFFGTPRGPVVDGPFAGWRLPTGVQLIRNAGVDGDLLTPQIISNILTRRRYEEVVQTSASPQYDIELQHGTAHMYVGGVMTRLDTAAFDPIFFMHHAFIDYIFEMFRNRLRSIGVNPAQYPRSNSNFRHEPTATTGFGSYTQEYGYSDALASRTTYEPVPTCSARSPTCGVGSSLVCEVSTGRCLPALRSPRSKRQSSDKVPDTCNVERNYAIPNQNDYCCEDQCDIKEWVMIPVKIVNMRPPRFRKYKSFPVKDGVVMEMNDIYSPKLYEDTKRYISDKQSNLKTYSRCEEDNSVGQIFLYSHGMNYAGYYKESTIVDQKLTVSVSMGYIGVKKPADGAISKAIVRAHDSCGRVCHVACRDKEAREYSICSGAIAVNNQRPLMYGNKFDEALLNIFEYSPDSPLPKFKVDNLFLTFYCDYRSDYPFANLPSKKK, via the exons ATGGGAGTTGCAGCCCTTCCATTGCTCTTGGTGTTAGCCCTGTCCAGCATACATCTGAGTAGAGCTAAAATCTGGCAGATTGATATCCCAGACAATCTGGAGGAATGTTACAAGCGTGTGAAGGACGTGGACGTGGAGACCTATGTTGGCAGCCTCCACAGCTGGCAGTGTGAGCACGCTTTGATCAACTCCAGCCTAACATCAACTGCTACAGCTGATGCAGACGC gTACATCAAGTCACTTCGTGACATTGCTATCAAAAGTACAGGCAGAAATACTCGCCAGATAACATCCAGGTGTGTCAGGAAAGAGTACCGCATGTTGACTACAGAGGAGAGGACACGCTATCACAATGCAGTTGTGGCCCTGAAGagagacaca TCAGTGCGACCCAATAAGTTTGATGCTATAGCCAACATTCACACTGGACAGACGAACTTGATTGCTCACGGTGGAGCGGGATTCCTTGGCTGGCACAGAATTTTTCTACTCAT CTATGAGACAGCACTCCGACAAGTGGATCCTCGAATTTGTCTTCCATACTGGGACTCTAGTCTTGAAGGTCAGCTAGCAAGACCACTAGAATCAAGCCTTTGGACGCCGGATTTCTTTGGAACACCTCGAGGTCCGGTTGTGGATGGCCCTTTTGCGGGCTGGAGACTACCTACTGGGGTCCAGCTAATAAGAAATGCAGGTGTTGATGGAGATCTACTGACCCCTCAAATAATCAGCAATATTCTTACAAGACGAAG ATATGAAGAGGTAGTACAGACAAGTGCCTCCCCCCAGTACGATATTGAACTTCAGCACGGCACGGCGCACATGTATGTGGGTGGAGTCATGACCAGACTGGACACTGCAGCCTTTGATCCTATTTTCTTCATGCATCACGCCTTCATTGACTACATCTTTGAGATGTTCAGAAACAGACTGAGAAGCATTGGTGTAAATCCAGCACAGTACCCAAGATCG AACAGCAACTTTCGACACGAACCAACTGCAACGACTGGCTTTGGCAGCTACACCCAAGAATACGGCTACTCTGACGCACTGGCCAGTAGAACGACGTACGAACCGGTTCCAACGTGTTCTGCACGCTCTCCAACTTGCGGAGTAGG TAGTTCCTTGGTGTGCGAAGTGTCTACCGGCCGATGTCTGCCAGCCCTAAGGTCGCCCAGGTCTAAACGCCAAAGCTCTGACAAAGTTCCTGATACCTGCAACGTGGAGAGAAACTACGCTATACCCAATCAGAACGACTATTGCTGTGAAGACCAGTGTGATATTAAGGAGTGGGTGATGATCCCTGTGAAGATAGTCAACATGAGACCCCCAAGATTTAGGAAGTACAAAAGTTTCCCCGTCAAAGATGGTGTGGTAATGGAGATGAATGACATCTACTCGCCCAAACTGTATGAGGACACTAAAAG GTACATATCAGACAAACAGTCCAACCTTAAAACGTACTCCAGATGTGAAGAGGACAATTCCGTTGGTCAAATCTTCTTGTATTCTCACGGAATGAACTACGCAGGCTACTATAAAGAATCCACCATTGTTGACCAAAAGTTGACCGTGTCAGTATCCATGGGATACATTGGTGTCAAGAAACCGGCCGATG GTGCTATAAGTAAAGCCATAGTCAGGGCCCATGACTCTTGTGGACGTGTGTGTCACGTGGCCTGCAGGGACAAAGAGGCAAGAGAGTACAGTATTTGTTCCGGGGCCATAGCGGTCAATAATCAGAGGCCTCTGATGTACGGGAATAAGTTTGATGAAG